GCTCACTTCACCCTCGGCAAGCCAGCGCGCACGCTAATGAAGAACATGGGCGCCGACGACAAAGCGGTGATTCGTGGCTTCCACCTGCTGACCACCAAGCCGGTCATGTACATCGCCAACGTCGCTGAAGACGGTTTCGAGAACAACCCGCTGCTGGACATCGTCAAAGCCATCGCCGAAGAAGAAGGCGCCATGGTGGTTCCGGTCTGCAACAAGATCGAAGCTGAAATCGCCGAACTGGAAGACGGCGAAGAGAAAGACATGTTTCTCGAAGCCCTGGGCCTCGAAGAGCCTGGCCTGAACCGCGTAATCCGCGCCGGCTACGACATGCTGCACCTGCAGACCTACTTCACCGCCGGTGTCGAAGAAGTCCGCGCCTGGACCGTCCGCGTCGGTGCCACCGCACCACAAGCCGCCGGCGTGATCCACACCGACTTCGAAAAAGGCTTCATCCGCGCTGAGGTCATCGCCTACGACGACTTCATTCAGTACAAGGGCGAAGCCGGCACCAAAGAAGCCGGTAAATGGCGCCTGGAAGGCAAGGACTACATCGTTAAAGATGGCGACGTGATGCACTTCCGTTTCAACGTCTAACTTGTAGCTGGCATTGCAGGTGATTGCTTAGGGTTGCGAGACAGTCCTTTAATCATCCCGAAAGCCCCCATTTATGGGGGCTTTCGCGTTTCTATGGCATGCATGAGATTGCAGCAGCATGCAGAAAAAAACGACTACACCGGTGTATATGATTCTTGGGCAGACCGTTTTTAGGTCTGGCAGAATTGCGCAAAACCACTACCCATGACGATCACCTTGTTGGCCGCTGCAAGCGCCATCTTCGACGGCCTGCTCGCCGAGTTTGTAAAAGAGGAACAACCCAATGAGTAAGGTTTGCGAATCAGCGGTTGAAGTGGATCTGTCGAGGCCCGAAGCGATCAGTTTGCGTGAGGCGTTCTGGTTCTGGCTGAAGCTCGGCTTCATCAGCTTCGGCGGGCCAGCGGGGCAGATTTCGATCATGCATCAAGAGCTGGTGGAACGCCGGCGCTGGATTTCCGAGCGGCGCTTTCTACACGCCCTCAATTACTGCATGTTGCTGCCTGGGCCCGAGGCCCAGCAGTTGGCGACCTACATTGGCTGGCTGATGCATCGAACCCGGGGTGGCCTGATCGCCGGAGCGCTGTTCGTGTTGCCCTCGCTGTTCATCCTGATCGCTTTATCCTGGATGTACATTGCCTTCGGCGAAGTGCCTGTTGTGGCCGGACTCTTCTATGGCATCAAGCCTGCGGTGACGGCCATCGTCGTGCAGGCGGCTCATCGAATTGGCTCACGGGCGCTGAAGAACAACTGGCTGTGGGCCATGCCGGCGGCGTCGTTTACCGCCATCTTCGCCTTCAATGTCCCGTTCCCGCTGATCGTGCTGGGAGCAGCTTTGATCGGTTATGTCGGCGGACGCCTGGCGCCGGAGAAGTTCACAGTCGGGGGGCATAATGCCGCCAAAAAATCCTTCGGCCCGGCCTTGATCGATGACGCCCCCCCTCTCCCGAACATGCCCGCTTCAGCTGGCTGAAACTGGTGCTGTTGGCACTCATCGGCGCAGTGCTGTGGGCCTTGCCGATGGGGCCCTGACCGCGCTCTTTGGTTGGGAAGGTACCTTGACCCAGATGGGCTGGTTCTTTACCAAGGCCGCGTTGCTGACGTTCGGCGGCGCATATGCCGTGCTGCCTTACGTTTATCAGGGCGCCGTCGGCCACTATGGCTGGTTGACCCCGACCCAGATGATCGACGGCCTGGCACTGGGGGAAACCACTCCAGGGCCGCTGATCATGGTGGTGGCTTTCGTCGGTTTTGTCGGGGCCTATGTCTCGCAAGTGTTCGGCGCCGATCAAGTGTTCCTGGCCGGTGCCATTGCGGCCAGCCTGGTGACCTGGTTCACCTTCCTGCCTTCATTCCTGTTCATTCTCGCCGGCGGCCCGCTGGTGGAGTCGACCCACAATGAACTCAAGTTCACCGCGCCGCTGACCGGGATTACGGCTGCGGTGGTCGGGGTAATCCTCAATTTGGCGTGTTTCTTCGGCTACCATGTGCTGTGGCCAACAGGTTTCAGCGGCGGTCTGGACTGGCCTTCCGCCCTGATAGCGATTGCGGCGGCGATTGCCTTGTTCCGCTTCAAGCGCGGCGTGATTCAGGTACTGATGGCCTGCGCGCTCGTCGGTTTGGCGGTGCATCTGCTGCGTTAGGGCGCTGCCTTTATCCAGCAAGCAGTCAGTGATCTCCCCACCATTCGATGAAAGCCTGCGCGCCTATTTCTTGAGCTGCCACTGCCCTGGTTTAGGCTGATCCAACACCCCCCTGGGGGGATATCAGATCACCTGCAAACGAGTCACTCTCTTT
The window above is part of the Pseudomonas sp. B21-048 genome. Proteins encoded here:
- the ychF gene encoding redox-regulated ATPase YchF; this translates as MGFNCGIVGLPNVGKSTLFNALTKSGIAAENFPFCTIEPNTGIVPMPDPRLDALAVIVNPKRILPTTMEFVDIAGLVAGASKGEGLGNKFLANIRETDAIAHVVRCFEDENVIHVSNSVDPKRDIEIIDLELIFADLDSCEKQLQKVARNAKGGDKDAVVQKGLLEQLIAHFTLGKPARTLMKNMGADDKAVIRGFHLLTTKPVMYIANVAEDGFENNPLLDIVKAIAEEEGAMVVPVCNKIEAEIAELEDGEEKDMFLEALGLEEPGLNRVIRAGYDMLHLQTYFTAGVEEVRAWTVRVGATAPQAAGVIHTDFEKGFIRAEVIAYDDFIQYKGEAGTKEAGKWRLEGKDYIVKDGDVMHFRFNV